CTCGACGAGCCCACGGTGGGCTTGGATCCCATCGCCCGCGACAGCGTGTGGACACAGGTCGGGGCGATGCAGGCCGAGTTCGGGATGACGGTGCTGCTCACCACGCACTACATGGGTGAGGCGGACGCTCTGTGCGACCGGGTGGCGCTGATGCACCACGGCCGGTTGCGGGCGCTCGGGACACCGGCCGAGTTGAAGGCGAAGGTCGCGCCGGCCGAGGCTTCCGACGGGGCCTCGCTGGAGGACGTCTTCCGCCATTACGCCGGTTCCGACCTGACCGACGACGGGCAGCAGGCCGGCGGAATCCGCGAAGTGCGCGCAGCCCGGAGGACGGCCCGCCGTGTCAGCTGACGCTCTGGTCCTGGCTCCGCGTGGATTGCGCAGGATCCGGGCAATGGCCCGGCGGATGTCTGCCTTCGCCCTCGTCGAGCTGCAGAAGCTGCGCCACGACCGCACCGAGCTGTTCACCCGTATGGTCCAGCCCGCGCTGTGGCTGCTGATCTTCGGCCAGACCTTCAGCCGGCTGCATCTCGTGGACACCGGTGGCGTTCCCTACCTGACATTCCTGGCGCCGGGCATCATCGCCCAGTCGGCCCTGTTCATCTCGATCTTCTACGGGATCCAGATCATCTGGGACCGTGACGCCGGGATTCTGGCCAAACTCATGGTTACCCCGGCGCCGGCCTCTGCCCTGGTGACGGGCAAGGCGTTCGCGGCAGGGGTGCGCTCGGTGGTGCAGGTGCTCGGCGTCGTGCTGCTGGCCTATCTGATGGGCATCGCGATGACGGTCAATCCGCTGCGCATCCTGGCGGCCATGGCGGTGGTGGCGCTGGGTGCGGCGTTCTTCGCCTGCCTTTCGATGACCCTGGCCGGGCTGGTGCGCAAGCGGGACCGGCTGATGGGAATCGGCCAGGCCATCACGATGCCGCTGTTCTTCGCGTCCAATGCGCTCTATCCCGTCGACATCATGCCTACCTGGTTGCGCTGGCTGTCCACCGTCAACCCGCTGAGCTACGAGGTGAACGCACTACGCGGCCTGCTGATCGGCACGCCGACCCAGTGGGCGGTGGATATCGGCGTACTGGTGGCGGCGGCGGTGCTGGGCATCGCGGTGGCCTCGGCACTCCTGCGCCGCCTCGTGCGCTGAAGCGGGGCCGAGCCCAGACCGCCATAGCTCCCGACCAACCAGGTGGTTTAGTGTGCAGACATGCAGCTAGCCCTCACGCCGGAGGAAGCCGCCTTCCGCGACGAACTCCGCACCTTCTACACGACGAAGATTCCCGCCGAGCTTCGCGAACGAAACCGGCTCGGACTGCCACTCGGCAAAGAGGGCATCGTCACGGCGCACAAGATCCTCCATGAGCACGGCCTCGCGGTTCCCAACTGGCCCGTCGAGTGGGGCGGCAAGGACTGGACGCCCAACCAGCACCAGATCTGGCTCGACGAGATGCAGCTGGCCAGCGTCCCGGAGCCGCTGACCTTCAATGCCCGCATGGTCGGCCCGGTGATCGCCGAGTTCGGCTCGCAGGAGGTCAAGGAGCGCTTCCTGCCGCCGACGGCGGCACTCGACATCTGGTGGTGCCAGGGCTTCTCCGAGCCCGAGGCCGGTTCTGACCTGGCTTCGCTGCGCACCACCGCGGTCCGCGACGGCGACAGCTACGTGGTCAACGGCCAAAAGACCTGGACCACGCTCGGTCAGCACGCCGACTGGATCTTCTGCCTGGTCCGCACCGACCCGCAGGCTCCCAAGAAGCAGGCCGGCATCTCGTTCCTGCTGTTCGAAATGAACACTCCCGGTGTCACGCTGCGCCCGATCAAGCTGATCGACGGAAGCTACGAGGTCAACGAGGTCTTCTTCGAAGACGTCCGGGTGCCCGCCAACCAGCTCGTCGGCGAGGAGAACCAGGGCTGGACGTATGCGAAGTTCCTGCTCGGCAACGAGCGGACCGGCATCGCCCAGGTGGCACGCACCAAGGTGCGCCTTGCCGAGGTCAAGGAACGCGCCGCGGCCAACGGTCTGCTGGCCGACCCGCTGTTCGCCGCTCGTCTGGCCGAGGCCGAGAACGACGTGCTGGCACTGGAACTCACCCAGATGCGGGTGACGTCGGATTCAGCCGACGGCAAGCCCAGCCCGGCCTCGTCGGTGCTGAAGCTGCGCGGCAGCCAGCTGCAGCAGACCGCGACCGAACTGCTGGTCGAGGTCGCCGGGGCCGACGCCCTGCCCTACGAGGCAGCCGACATCGCCTCACCGGAGTGGGCTCAGAATGCCGCCCCGCACTACCTCAACTACCGCAAGACCTCGATCTACGGCGGTAGCAACGAGGTGCAGCGGACCATCATCTCGTCCACCATTCTCGGATTGTGAGTTGAGCCATGGACTTTCAGCTGACTGACGAACAGACCCTGCTCGCCGACACCACCCGCGACCTGCTGTCGGGCTACGACACCGAGAAGCGCAACAAGGTGGTCGAGACCGAGCCCGGATTCGACCGCCAGATCTGGGGGCAGCTCGCCGAGATCGGCGTCCTCGGACTTGGTTTCGACGAGGACTCGGGCGGCCAGATCGAGATCATGGTGGTGCTGAACGAGCTCGGACGCCGGCTGGCGCCTGAGCCGGTGCTGCACGGGGCGATCGGTCCGGGCGCGATCATCGCCGAGGTCGGCACCGACAGCCAGCGCGCCCTTCTCGACGAAGTCGCCTCCGGCGAGCGGATTCTGGCCTTCGCCCACGCCGAGCCCGGTGTGCGCGGTGCGGCCGGTGTGTCGACCACCGCGGCACGCAACGGCGACGGGTGGACGCTGACCGGCACCAAGAACCCGGTGCTGGCCGGCGATGTCGCGGACACGTTGATCGTCAGCGCTGCTCTGCCCGGCCAGAGTTCGGAGGCCGGCACCGGGCTGTTCCTGGTCGACGCCGCGAACGTCACCCGGCAGGGCTACCGCACCTTCGACGGCCAGCGCGGCGCCCAGATCACCCTGGACGCCACCTCCGCCGAGCCGCTGGGCGAGGCGGTCGATGCCGGAGCCGCGATCACAAATGCCCTGGTTCGGATCTCGGCGGGCCTGTGCGCCGAGGCCGTCGGCGCGATGGACGAGTCGCTGCGCCTGACCACCGATTACCTCAAGCAGCGCAAGCAGTTCGGGGTCACGCTGAGCAAGTTCCAGACCCTGACCCAGCGTGCCGCCGACATGTACATGTCGCTGGAGCTGGCCCGCAGCATGGGCAATTACGCTGCGATGTCCATCGCCGACGGTGAACTCGACCCGGTGAAAGCGGCCCGCGCCAAGCTGCAGATCGGACGGTCGGGCCGGCACATCGCACAGGAGTCGATCCAGCTGCACGGCGGTATCGGTGTCACCGCCGAGTACCCGATCGGGCACTACGCTGCCCGGCTGACCGCCATCGAGCACACCCTCGGCTCGTCGGCCGATCAGCTACAGACGCTGGTCGGCCAGCTCGACAGCTACGAGATCGCCACGCTCTGACACCACGCGCGCGGCCGTCGGTATCGCCAGGGCAAGGAGGGCGGCACCCGCGGCCGCGGCCGCGGCGATGAGCAGCGCAGTGCGGAATCCGGCCAGCGATGGCAGCGCGTGCCCGGCGGACATGATGGTCATCTGGGCCAGCACCGCGGTCATCACCGCGCTCGACGTCGAGGTACCCAGTGAGCGAGCCAACGAGTTGATGCTGTTGGCGGACGCCGTCTCCGACACCGGCACCGCGGCATTGATCAACGCGGGCAGCGCGGCGAAGGCGAAACCGACGCCGAAGCTGACGATCAGGCCGAGCACCATCAGGCCGACGGGGCTGCCGAGCATCAGGGTGCCGGCCAGGTAACCCGCGGCGATGATCACGCTGCCTATCACCAGCACGATCTTCGGCCCGCGTGCCGACACCACCCGCGCGGCGACCGGCGCCGCAGCCATCATCGCCAGGCCACCGGGCGCCATCCAAAGACCCGTGGCCACCATGCTCTGCCCCAGGCCGAATCCGGTCTCCCGGGGCATCTCGAGCAGCTGGGGACCCACCAGCGACAGCGCGAACATGCCGAAGCCCACCGCGATCGAAGCCAGGTTGGTCAGCAACACAGGCCGTTTCAACGTGGTGCGCATGTCCACGATGGGTGCGGGCACCCGGTACTGCCACCAGGTGAACACGCTGAAGGTCACCACCGCAGCGGCGAACATGCCCAGCGTGGTGGCACTGGTCCAACCCCACATCGCGCCCTTGGAGATCGGCAGCAACAGCAGCACCAGGCCGATGCCCAGCGTGACGGCGCCGACCGGGTCGAACCGGTGATCGGCGGACACGGGTTCCAGGTCGGGCACCAGCAGCACGAACAGGATGCCCGAGGCCAGGCCGAGCGCGGCCGCGCACCAGAACAGCGCGTGCCAGTTGAACTGTTCGGCGATCACCGCCGACAACGGCAGGCCCAGTGCACCGCCGACGCCCAGCGACGCACTCATCAAACCCATGGCCGAGGGCACCCGCTCAGGAGGCAGGGCGGCCCGCAGCACGCTGATGCCCAGTGGGATCACCGGGGCCCCGAACCCCTGCAGACCTCGCCCGATGATCAACGGGATCAGCGAGGTGGTCATTGCGGCGATCACCGATCCGGCGAACAGCAGTGCGGCGCACAACA
The window above is part of the Mycolicibacterium fortuitum subsp. fortuitum genome. Proteins encoded here:
- a CDS encoding acyl-CoA dehydrogenase family protein codes for the protein MDFQLTDEQTLLADTTRDLLSGYDTEKRNKVVETEPGFDRQIWGQLAEIGVLGLGFDEDSGGQIEIMVVLNELGRRLAPEPVLHGAIGPGAIIAEVGTDSQRALLDEVASGERILAFAHAEPGVRGAAGVSTTAARNGDGWTLTGTKNPVLAGDVADTLIVSAALPGQSSEAGTGLFLVDAANVTRQGYRTFDGQRGAQITLDATSAEPLGEAVDAGAAITNALVRISAGLCAEAVGAMDESLRLTTDYLKQRKQFGVTLSKFQTLTQRAADMYMSLELARSMGNYAAMSIADGELDPVKAARAKLQIGRSGRHIAQESIQLHGGIGVTAEYPIGHYAARLTAIEHTLGSSADQLQTLVGQLDSYEIATL
- a CDS encoding MFS transporter, producing the protein MPNQPARRSASDGLLIAVLAAAGISVSLMQTLIIPLIPQLPALLDTTGANASWAITATLLTGAVATPMLGRLGDMYGPKWILVLCAALLFAGSVIAAMTTSLIPLIIGRGLQGFGAPVIPLGISVLRAALPPERVPSAMGLMSASLGVGGALGLPLSAVIAEQFNWHALFWCAAALGLASGILFVLLVPDLEPVSADHRFDPVGAVTLGIGLVLLLLPISKGAMWGWTSATTLGMFAAAVVTFSVFTWWQYRVPAPIVDMRTTLKRPVLLTNLASIAVGFGMFALSLVGPQLLEMPRETGFGLGQSMVATGLWMAPGGLAMMAAAPVAARVVSARGPKIVLVIGSVIIAAGYLAGTLMLGSPVGLMVLGLIVSFGVGFAFAALPALINAAVPVSETASANSINSLARSLGTSTSSAVMTAVLAQMTIMSAGHALPSLAGFRTALLIAAAAAAGAALLALAIPTAARVVSERGDLVAVELADQRL
- a CDS encoding acyl-CoA dehydrogenase family protein, which codes for MQLALTPEEAAFRDELRTFYTTKIPAELRERNRLGLPLGKEGIVTAHKILHEHGLAVPNWPVEWGGKDWTPNQHQIWLDEMQLASVPEPLTFNARMVGPVIAEFGSQEVKERFLPPTAALDIWWCQGFSEPEAGSDLASLRTTAVRDGDSYVVNGQKTWTTLGQHADWIFCLVRTDPQAPKKQAGISFLLFEMNTPGVTLRPIKLIDGSYEVNEVFFEDVRVPANQLVGEENQGWTYAKFLLGNERTGIAQVARTKVRLAEVKERAAANGLLADPLFAARLAEAENDVLALELTQMRVTSDSADGKPSPASSVLKLRGSQLQQTATELLVEVAGADALPYEAADIASPEWAQNAAPHYLNYRKTSIYGGSNEVQRTIISSTILGL
- a CDS encoding ABC transporter permease; this translates as MARRMSAFALVELQKLRHDRTELFTRMVQPALWLLIFGQTFSRLHLVDTGGVPYLTFLAPGIIAQSALFISIFYGIQIIWDRDAGILAKLMVTPAPASALVTGKAFAAGVRSVVQVLGVVLLAYLMGIAMTVNPLRILAAMAVVALGAAFFACLSMTLAGLVRKRDRLMGIGQAITMPLFFASNALYPVDIMPTWLRWLSTVNPLSYEVNALRGLLIGTPTQWAVDIGVLVAAAVLGIAVASALLRRLVR